A window of the Streptomyces sp. JB150 genome harbors these coding sequences:
- the murJ gene encoding murein biosynthesis integral membrane protein MurJ — MNAPYDGDRGQAVGSSGFPEGPPPEHGQVPPQHPADMYLQDAYEQDPYRAQDLTAQDPVAEALYDRAAHPPPPPGTYPPPQQLYAQPPQSPYAPDPNVWAQTPAPEPDGATQYLPYGDDPRTTQYVGVDDLVTQAGGQRHEHDAFAHLFRDQQQGTARPATDHPGVPGPAAAPGTGHGQGPAPQYPSPGQYQAQEGQYPVPEQQEPQDPAPAPAPAAAAPKKGGRAAGLLKSSAVMAAGTMVSRVTGFIRSAMIVSALGLMLLGESFQVAYQLPTMIYILTVGGGLNSVFVPQLVRAMKDDEDGGEAYANRLLTLVMVALGALTALAMLGAPLLVRALSNPLASNPAAFDVAVTFTRYFLPSIFFMGIHVVMGQILNARGRFGAMMWTPVLNNLVIIVTLGLFLFVYGTAEHSGMTVENIPPEGVRLLGIGVLLGLVVQALAMIPYLRETGFKLRLRFDWKGHGLGKAAMLAKWTILFVLANQAGALVVTQLATASVVDTGIDGTGFSAYANAQLIWGLPQAIITVSLMAALLPRLSRSAAEDDSGAVRDDISQGLRTTAVAIVPIAFGFLALGVPMCTLIFGSSGTDAATNMGYMLMAFGLGLIPYSVQYVVLRAFYAYEDTRTPFYNTVIVAAVNAGASVLCYLLLPARWAVVGMAASYGLAYVTGVGVAWRRLRKRLGGDLDGSRVLRTYARLSIASVPAALLSGAACYGITQALGQGALGSFAALLAGGAVLLGIFFVAARRMRIEELNSLVGMVRGRLGR; from the coding sequence ATGAACGCGCCGTACGACGGTGACCGCGGCCAGGCCGTGGGCAGCTCGGGCTTCCCCGAGGGCCCGCCGCCCGAGCACGGCCAGGTACCGCCGCAGCACCCGGCGGACATGTACCTCCAGGACGCCTACGAGCAGGACCCGTACCGGGCGCAGGACCTCACCGCCCAGGACCCGGTCGCCGAGGCGCTGTACGACCGCGCCGCGCACCCCCCGCCGCCCCCGGGCACGTACCCGCCGCCGCAGCAGCTGTACGCCCAGCCTCCGCAGTCGCCGTACGCCCCCGACCCGAACGTGTGGGCGCAGACCCCGGCACCCGAGCCCGACGGCGCCACCCAGTACCTGCCGTACGGCGACGACCCCCGCACCACCCAGTACGTCGGCGTCGACGACCTGGTCACCCAGGCCGGCGGTCAGCGCCACGAGCACGACGCCTTCGCCCACCTCTTCCGCGACCAGCAGCAGGGCACCGCGCGCCCGGCGACGGACCACCCGGGCGTGCCCGGACCGGCCGCCGCACCCGGCACCGGACACGGACAGGGACCGGCGCCGCAGTACCCCTCGCCCGGGCAGTACCAGGCGCAGGAGGGCCAGTACCCCGTACCGGAGCAGCAGGAGCCCCAGGACCCGGCTCCGGCGCCCGCGCCCGCGGCCGCCGCCCCGAAGAAGGGCGGCCGTGCGGCCGGTCTGCTGAAGTCGAGTGCCGTGATGGCGGCGGGCACGATGGTCTCGCGGGTGACCGGGTTCATCCGCTCCGCGATGATCGTCTCGGCGCTGGGCCTGATGCTCCTCGGCGAGTCCTTCCAAGTGGCCTACCAGCTGCCGACGATGATCTACATCCTGACCGTCGGCGGCGGCTTGAACTCCGTGTTCGTCCCGCAGCTCGTGCGCGCCATGAAGGACGACGAGGACGGCGGCGAGGCCTACGCCAACCGGCTGCTCACCCTGGTCATGGTGGCCCTCGGCGCTCTCACCGCCCTCGCCATGCTCGGCGCCCCTCTTCTGGTCCGTGCCCTGTCGAACCCGCTGGCCTCCAATCCCGCCGCGTTCGACGTGGCCGTCACCTTCACCCGTTACTTCTTGCCCTCGATCTTCTTCATGGGCATCCACGTGGTGATGGGCCAGATCCTCAACGCCCGTGGCCGCTTCGGCGCCATGATGTGGACCCCGGTCCTGAACAACCTCGTCATCATCGTGACGCTGGGACTGTTCCTGTTCGTGTACGGCACCGCCGAACACTCCGGCATGACCGTCGAGAACATCCCGCCGGAGGGCGTCCGTCTGCTGGGCATCGGCGTCCTGCTCGGCCTCGTCGTCCAGGCCCTCGCGATGATCCCGTACCTCCGGGAGACCGGGTTCAAGCTGCGCCTGCGCTTCGACTGGAAGGGCCACGGTCTCGGCAAGGCGGCAATGCTCGCCAAGTGGACCATCCTGTTCGTCCTCGCGAACCAAGCGGGCGCATTGGTCGTCACGCAGCTGGCCACCGCCTCGGTCGTGGACACCGGGATCGACGGAACCGGCTTCAGCGCCTACGCCAACGCCCAGCTCATCTGGGGCCTGCCGCAGGCCATCATCACCGTCTCCCTCATGGCCGCCCTGCTGCCGCGGCTCTCCCGCTCGGCTGCCGAGGACGACAGCGGCGCCGTCCGCGACGACATCTCCCAGGGCCTGCGGACGACCGCGGTCGCGATCGTTCCCATCGCCTTCGGCTTCCTCGCGCTCGGGGTGCCGATGTGCACCCTGATCTTCGGCAGCTCGGGCACCGACGCGGCCACGAACATGGGCTACATGCTGATGGCCTTCGGCCTCGGCCTGATCCCGTACTCCGTGCAGTACGTCGTGCTGCGCGCCTTCTACGCCTACGAGGACACCCGGACCCCCTTCTACAACACGGTCATCGTCGCTGCGGTCAACGCGGGCGCGTCCGTGCTCTGTTACCTGCTGCTGCCCGCCCGCTGGGCCGTGGTCGGCATGGCCGCCTCGTACGGCCTGGCCTATGTCACCGGAGTCGGTGTCGCCTGGCGCAGACTGCGCAAGCGGCTGGGCGGCGACCTCGACGGCTCGCGCGTGCTGCGGACGTACGCCCGGCTGAGCATCGCCTCGGTGCCGGCGGCCCTGCTGAGCGGGGCGGCCTGTTACGGCATCACCCAGGCCCTCGGCCAGGGCGCCCTCGGCTCCTTCGCCGCACTGCTGGCCGGTGGGGCGGTACTGCTGGGCATCTTCTTCGTGGCCGCCCGCCGGATGCGCATCGAGGAGCTGAACTCGCTGGTCGGCATGGTGCGCGGCCGCCTGGGCCGCTGA